A part of Biomphalaria glabrata chromosome 3, xgBioGlab47.1, whole genome shotgun sequence genomic DNA contains:
- the LOC106057052 gene encoding tubulin polyglutamylase TTLL5-like isoform X8, producing MASVDTRGVDSDGNGSLTPSEQSENEERSEHDSDYESDEVHDHLEPKRKTLNVQWTGYGKRVPIILFNAETILNKRTDFKTVGERYHLAFKFASTDCKIVRNILLSHGFHEVHPNSVDYNLVWSNSHLKPFTLRTMSEFQKINHFPRSYELTRKDRLFKNIQRMQQIKGFKHFDFIPPSYVLPGDYQDFCSSFLKDKGPYIVKPVASSRGRGVFLINHPDQVPLDENVIVSKYISSPLVIDGFKFDVRLYVTVTSYDPLVIYLYEEGLTRFATVKYEKNVKHLRNQCMHLTNYSVNKRSQDYVKNDDPEVEDYGNKWSMGAMLRYLRSEGKDTAALMMRIEDVVIKTILSVESSVATACKMFQSFRGNCFELYGFDILLDENLKPWVLEVNLSPSLACDSPLDLKIKTNMLCDLFSLAGIICHDPMMRTRQQQNKQTAELSAKLKSRLKGDIDEALAEMLNQIEAARQNMKEADAWLLKRSFRPSSAASSASKDRMSHSMMTGLSSDEIKIVRRVKEEEERKGGWIRIFPTADSWETYGSFLQFPTTHNLMLHQRLYGERHGTGSRLSCILSPLKSKSGVQMQLNGKAENERFLESYTQALLRAKQYESRLGQMKSKTKKVKKKVQKSKPKRVKLTQGVQENEEHVEQEDEGGNYKERDQKSDIKSESKGDKHEVKENFIKNSSYDKEDEKAGDNSDKDRGDKATSEHISPQVSMSPIPKYDVVGLLEKGLPLSKVQARTAFAMYLIRVQQRLLSDCGSVLKQEDVEALNEQMDLVLRFLKRAAANIPQTFRVVVPSRKLPLSDRRRILAKQLGDFVHIYNKETDHLKAVKVRNRIENKKARRVDSSEGLDEIKFDQFVYTATEGELEELLTTYTKINKSAAIFLGGESKSSMSSSEAKKDILSRRRENPDLADGLSPVGLTGQAISDDISRGRHGNFNATNLNINSNNILFHICSQASATDTYAGKVMRTPPRPYSAQNQNSHLSTVSIYSQKLGRPYSAARVGSAHRSGNAGGYQNNPATNGPPPSSSQSSNTMLSTSNPVVDTYNEKAIQEALQRLALRQQARQYAAPNGSTVFKPENEPYKLYYASGLEGQMNQVKSLSGQTLKQYTSSSNQLYSQGSSVQHIPHEENSLKSISQTSIGSFESRPSSFSAKSRPTVLSSTHARGANATFNSFIDDPDSQSNSDFIAPSRPGTAKSRQAQQQVMKQELLEQSKAMLEESKRNYDALVTQVLLQQQSSASSMSRSDSKGSLSSLGSSTKTYLPQPPSEQSRSFRTQSHHRVNRKPDETDSNLHLNFYNSLVAMESGTQS from the exons ATGGCTTCAGTAGATACACGTGGCGTGGATTCAGATGGCAATGGTTCCTTGACTCCATCAGAGCAGAGTGAGAATGAAGAACGCAGTGAGCATGACTCTGATTATGAAAGTGATGAAGTGCATGACCATCTGGAGCCAAA GAGAAAAACTCTCAATGTCCAGTGGACTGGCTATGGTAAAAGAGTTCCTATCATCTTGTTCAATGCTGAGACAATATTAAACAAAAGGACAGATTTTAAAACTGTTGGAg AACGGTATCACTTGGCCTTCAAATTTGCCTCAACTGACTGCAAGATTGTACGAAACATTTTACTATCGCATGGTTTTCACGAG GTCCACCCCAACAGCGTTGATTATAACTTAGTCTGGAGTAATTCGCATCTCAAGCCTTTTACACTGCGAACAATGTCAGAGTTTCAGAAAATCAACCATTTCCCCAG ATCCTATGAGCTTACAAGAAAGGatagattatttaaaaacatccaGAGAATGCAGCAAATTAAG ggttttaaacattttgatttCATTCCACCAAGCTATGTTCTTCCTGGTGATTACCAAGACTTCTGCt caagCTTTCTCAAAGATAAAGGACCATATATAGTGAAGCCTGTTGCATCATCAAGAGGAAGAGGTGTCTTTCTAATCAATCAT ccggATCAGGTGCCGctagatgaaaatgttatagTCAGTAAATACATCTCTTCTCCACTAGTTATAGATG GATTCAAATTTGACGTTAGACTTTATGTTACCGTGACATCATACGACCCATTAGTCATTTACTTGTATGAAGAAGGCCTGACCAGATTCGCCACTGTGAAGTATGAGAAGAATGTGAAACATCTACGCAATCAATGCATGCACTTAACCAACTACAGCGTCAATAAGAGGAGCCAGGACTATGTGAA AAACGATGACCCAGAAGTTGAAGACTATGGCAATAAGTGGTCTATGGGTGCAATGCTACGATATTTGCGGTCAGAGGGCAAAGACACAGCAG CTCTCATGATGCGAATTGAGGATGTGGTTATAAAAACCATACTCTCCGTGGAATCATCTGTTGCCACTGCCTGCAAGATGTTCCAGTCCTTTAGAGGAAATTGTTTTG aaTTGTATGGTTTTGACATCCTTCTTGATGAGAATTTGAAGCCTTGGGTCTTGGAAGTAAATCTTTCACCATCTCTGGCATG TGACAGCCCTCTGGATCTgaagataaaaacaaacatgttgtgTGATCTTTTTAGCCTGGCAG GTATCATCTGTCATGATCCAATGATGCGTACgcgacaacaacaaaacaagcaaaCTGCAGAGTTATCAGCCAAGTTAAAAAGTAGACTCAAG GGAGACATTGATGAGGCTTTAGCAGAAATGTTAAACCAAATAGAGGCTGCAAGACAGAACATGAAAGAAGCTGATGCTTGGCTTTTAAAAAGG TCATTTCGGCCATCATCAGCGGCCAGTTCAGCCTCCAAAGATCGTATGAGTCACTCCATGATGACTGGACTCAGTAGCGATGAGATCAAAATTGTCAGGAGAGTGAAAGAAGAGGAGGAAAGGAAAGGTGGATGGATCAGGATCTTTCCAACAGCTGACAGTTGGGAAACATATGG ttcttttttacaatttccTACCACTCACAACCTAATGTTACATCAGCGTCTCTATGGAGAAAG GCATGGCACTGGTAGCAGACTATCTTGTATCTTATCTCCCTTAAAGTCCAA AAGTGGAGTACAGATGCAATTGAATGGAAAAGCAGAAAATGAg AGATTTCTGGAGTCCTACACCCAAGCTTTACTGAGAGCCAAACAATATGAGAGCAGGTTGGGACAGATGAAATCTAAAACAAAGAAAGTGAAGAAGAAAGTCCAGAAATCAA AGCCCAAAAGAGTTAAACTAACCCAAGGTGTTCAGGAAAATGAGGAGCATGTGGAGCAAGAGGACGAAGGAGGAAATTACAAAGAAAGAGACCAGAAGTCTGACATCAAAAGTGAATCTAAAG GTGATAAACATGAAGTCAAGGAAAACTTCATTAAAAATTCTTCTTATGACAAAGAGGATGAGAAAGCAGGGGATAATTCAGACAAAGATAGAGGAGACAAGGCTACATCTGAGCATATATCCCCCCAAGTATCTATGAGCCCAATACCTAAGTATGATGTTGTTGGACTTTTGGAGAAAGGTCTTCCTTTAAG tAAAGTTCAGGCCAGAACAGCATTTGCAATGTACTTAATAAGAGTTCAACAGAGGTTGTTGTCAGACTGTGGAAGTGTTTTGAAACAGGAGGATGTTGAGGCCCTCAATGAACAAATG GATCTTGTGTTACGGTTCTTGAAGAGAGCTGCTGCAAATATACCACAGACATTCCGCGTGGTGGTGCCAAGTAGAAAGTTACCTTTAAGTGACAGGCGCAGAATCCTTGCCAAGCAGTTAGGTGATTTTGTGCATATTTATAACAAG gaaactgaccatttaaaggcAGTGAAGGTGAGAAAtagaatagaaaataaaaaggcaAGAAGAGTAGATAGTTCAGAGGGTTTGGATGAAATCAAGTTTGACCAGTTTGTTTACACAGCAAC aGAGGGAGAGCTGGAAGAACTTTTAACAACATATACAAAGATAAATAAGTCAGCTGCCATATTTCTTGGTGGGGAGTCAAAGTCAAGTATGAGTTCATCTGAGGCTAAAAAGGATATACTGTCACGTCGTAGAGAGAATCCAGATTTAGCAGATGGCTTGTCACCTGTTGGTTTGACGGGTCAGGCTATAAGCGATGATATATCAAGAGGCCGGCATGGTAATTTTAATg CTACAAACCTAAATATCAATAGCAACAACATACTATTTCACA TATGTAGTCAAGCCTCGGCCACAGATACTTATGCTGGGAAAGTAATGAGAACGCCTCCTCGACCTTACTCTGCACAAAATCAAAACTCTCACTTGTCTACCGTTTCAATTTACTCTCAGAAACTTGGACGGCCCTACTCTGCTGCTCGTGTGGGCAGTGCACACAGATCAG GGAATGCTGGAGGTTATCAAAACAATCCAGCAACTAATGGTCCCCCTCCAAGTTCCTCGCAGTCCAGTAATACCATGCTCAGCACATCAAATCCAGTTGTTG ACACATACAATGAAAAGGCTATACAAGAAGCCCTGCAGAGACTGGCCTTAAGGCAGCAGGCACGCCAGTATGCTGCACCAAATGGGTCAACTGTATTTAAGCCAGAGAATGAGCCGTATAAGCTTTACTATGCTAGTGGTCTAGAAGGGCAGATGAATCAAGTCAAGTCCTTGTCTGGCCAGACTCTTAAGCAGTACACAAGCTCTTCAAATCAACTTTATTCTCAGGGATCaa GTGTTCAACATATACCACATGAAGAGAATAGTCTCAAGTCCATTTCACAAACATCTATAGGCAGCTTTGAATCAAGACCTTCGTCATTCTCTGCCAAATCACGGCCAACAGTGCTCTCCAGCACTCATGCACGTGGGGCAAATGCCACTTTCAATAGCTTCATTGATGATCCAGATAGCCAGAGCAATAGTGATTTCATTGCACCCTCCAGGCCAGGGACAGCCAAGTCACGCCAGGCCCAGCAGCAGGTTATGAAGCAGGAGTTGCTAGAGCAGAGCAAA
- the LOC106057052 gene encoding tubulin polyglutamylase TTLL5-like isoform X7, which produces MSLPKHDGGRIPSSLHNNNVNIILHAWPRFKTPHHQMASVDTRGVDSDGNGSLTPSEQSENEERSEHDSDYESDEVHDHLEPKRKTLNVQWTGYGKRVPIILFNAETILNKRTDFKTVGERYHLAFKFASTDCKIVRNILLSHGFHEVHPNSVDYNLVWSNSHLKPFTLRTMSEFQKINHFPRSYELTRKDRLFKNIQRMQQIKGFKHFDFIPPSYVLPGDYQDFCSSFLKDKGPYIVKPVASSRGRGVFLINHPDQVPLDENVIVSKYISSPLVIDGFKFDVRLYVTVTSYDPLVIYLYEEGLTRFATVKYEKNVKHLRNQCMHLTNYSVNKRSQDYVKNDDPEVEDYGNKWSMGAMLRYLRSEGKDTAALMMRIEDVVIKTILSVESSVATACKMFQSFRGNCFELYGFDILLDENLKPWVLEVNLSPSLACDSPLDLKIKTNMLCDLFSLAGIICHDPMMRTRQQQNKQTAELSAKLKSRLKSFRPSSAASSASKDRMSHSMMTGLSSDEIKIVRRVKEEEERKGGWIRIFPTADSWETYGSFLQFPTTHNLMLHQRLYGERHGTGSRLSCILSPLKSKSGVQMQLNGKAENERFLESYTQALLRAKQYESRLGQMKSKTKKVKKKVQKSKPKRVKLTQGVQENEEHVEQEDEGGNYKERDQKSDIKSESKGDKHEVKENFIKNSSYDKEDEKAGDNSDKDRGDKATSEHISPQVSMSPIPKYDVVGLLEKGLPLSKVQARTAFAMYLIRVQQRLLSDCGSVLKQEDVEALNEQMDLVLRFLKRAAANIPQTFRVVVPSRKLPLSDRRRILAKQLGDFVHIYNKETDHLKAVKVRNRIENKKARRVDSSEGLDEIKFDQFVYTATEGELEELLTTYTKINKSAAIFLGGESKSSMSSSEAKKDILSRRRENPDLADGLSPVGLTGQAISDDISRGRHGNFNATNLNINSNNILFHICSQASATDTYAGKVMRTPPRPYSAQNQNSHLSTVSIYSQKLGRPYSAARVGSAHRSGNAGGYQNNPATNGPPPSSSQSSNTMLSTSNPVVDTYNEKAIQEALQRLALRQQARQYAAPNGSTVFKPENEPYKLYYASGLEGQMNQVKSLSGQTLKQYTSSSNQLYSQGSSVQHIPHEENSLKSISQTSIGSFESRPSSFSAKSRPTVLSSTHARGANATFNSFIDDPDSQSNSDFIAPSRPGTAKSRQAQQQVMKQELLEQSKAMLEESKRNYDALVTQVLLQQQSSASSMSRSDSKGSLSSLGSSTKTYLPQPPSEQSRSFRTQSHHRVNRKPDETDSNLHLNFYNSLVAMESGTQS; this is translated from the exons gccaCGTTTTAAAACTCCTCATCATCAAATGGCTTCAGTAGATACACGTGGCGTGGATTCAGATGGCAATGGTTCCTTGACTCCATCAGAGCAGAGTGAGAATGAAGAACGCAGTGAGCATGACTCTGATTATGAAAGTGATGAAGTGCATGACCATCTGGAGCCAAA GAGAAAAACTCTCAATGTCCAGTGGACTGGCTATGGTAAAAGAGTTCCTATCATCTTGTTCAATGCTGAGACAATATTAAACAAAAGGACAGATTTTAAAACTGTTGGAg AACGGTATCACTTGGCCTTCAAATTTGCCTCAACTGACTGCAAGATTGTACGAAACATTTTACTATCGCATGGTTTTCACGAG GTCCACCCCAACAGCGTTGATTATAACTTAGTCTGGAGTAATTCGCATCTCAAGCCTTTTACACTGCGAACAATGTCAGAGTTTCAGAAAATCAACCATTTCCCCAG ATCCTATGAGCTTACAAGAAAGGatagattatttaaaaacatccaGAGAATGCAGCAAATTAAG ggttttaaacattttgatttCATTCCACCAAGCTATGTTCTTCCTGGTGATTACCAAGACTTCTGCt caagCTTTCTCAAAGATAAAGGACCATATATAGTGAAGCCTGTTGCATCATCAAGAGGAAGAGGTGTCTTTCTAATCAATCAT ccggATCAGGTGCCGctagatgaaaatgttatagTCAGTAAATACATCTCTTCTCCACTAGTTATAGATG GATTCAAATTTGACGTTAGACTTTATGTTACCGTGACATCATACGACCCATTAGTCATTTACTTGTATGAAGAAGGCCTGACCAGATTCGCCACTGTGAAGTATGAGAAGAATGTGAAACATCTACGCAATCAATGCATGCACTTAACCAACTACAGCGTCAATAAGAGGAGCCAGGACTATGTGAA AAACGATGACCCAGAAGTTGAAGACTATGGCAATAAGTGGTCTATGGGTGCAATGCTACGATATTTGCGGTCAGAGGGCAAAGACACAGCAG CTCTCATGATGCGAATTGAGGATGTGGTTATAAAAACCATACTCTCCGTGGAATCATCTGTTGCCACTGCCTGCAAGATGTTCCAGTCCTTTAGAGGAAATTGTTTTG aaTTGTATGGTTTTGACATCCTTCTTGATGAGAATTTGAAGCCTTGGGTCTTGGAAGTAAATCTTTCACCATCTCTGGCATG TGACAGCCCTCTGGATCTgaagataaaaacaaacatgttgtgTGATCTTTTTAGCCTGGCAG GTATCATCTGTCATGATCCAATGATGCGTACgcgacaacaacaaaacaagcaaaCTGCAGAGTTATCAGCCAAGTTAAAAAGTAGACTCAAG TCATTTCGGCCATCATCAGCGGCCAGTTCAGCCTCCAAAGATCGTATGAGTCACTCCATGATGACTGGACTCAGTAGCGATGAGATCAAAATTGTCAGGAGAGTGAAAGAAGAGGAGGAAAGGAAAGGTGGATGGATCAGGATCTTTCCAACAGCTGACAGTTGGGAAACATATGG ttcttttttacaatttccTACCACTCACAACCTAATGTTACATCAGCGTCTCTATGGAGAAAG GCATGGCACTGGTAGCAGACTATCTTGTATCTTATCTCCCTTAAAGTCCAA AAGTGGAGTACAGATGCAATTGAATGGAAAAGCAGAAAATGAg AGATTTCTGGAGTCCTACACCCAAGCTTTACTGAGAGCCAAACAATATGAGAGCAGGTTGGGACAGATGAAATCTAAAACAAAGAAAGTGAAGAAGAAAGTCCAGAAATCAA AGCCCAAAAGAGTTAAACTAACCCAAGGTGTTCAGGAAAATGAGGAGCATGTGGAGCAAGAGGACGAAGGAGGAAATTACAAAGAAAGAGACCAGAAGTCTGACATCAAAAGTGAATCTAAAG GTGATAAACATGAAGTCAAGGAAAACTTCATTAAAAATTCTTCTTATGACAAAGAGGATGAGAAAGCAGGGGATAATTCAGACAAAGATAGAGGAGACAAGGCTACATCTGAGCATATATCCCCCCAAGTATCTATGAGCCCAATACCTAAGTATGATGTTGTTGGACTTTTGGAGAAAGGTCTTCCTTTAAG tAAAGTTCAGGCCAGAACAGCATTTGCAATGTACTTAATAAGAGTTCAACAGAGGTTGTTGTCAGACTGTGGAAGTGTTTTGAAACAGGAGGATGTTGAGGCCCTCAATGAACAAATG GATCTTGTGTTACGGTTCTTGAAGAGAGCTGCTGCAAATATACCACAGACATTCCGCGTGGTGGTGCCAAGTAGAAAGTTACCTTTAAGTGACAGGCGCAGAATCCTTGCCAAGCAGTTAGGTGATTTTGTGCATATTTATAACAAG gaaactgaccatttaaaggcAGTGAAGGTGAGAAAtagaatagaaaataaaaaggcaAGAAGAGTAGATAGTTCAGAGGGTTTGGATGAAATCAAGTTTGACCAGTTTGTTTACACAGCAAC aGAGGGAGAGCTGGAAGAACTTTTAACAACATATACAAAGATAAATAAGTCAGCTGCCATATTTCTTGGTGGGGAGTCAAAGTCAAGTATGAGTTCATCTGAGGCTAAAAAGGATATACTGTCACGTCGTAGAGAGAATCCAGATTTAGCAGATGGCTTGTCACCTGTTGGTTTGACGGGTCAGGCTATAAGCGATGATATATCAAGAGGCCGGCATGGTAATTTTAATg CTACAAACCTAAATATCAATAGCAACAACATACTATTTCACA TATGTAGTCAAGCCTCGGCCACAGATACTTATGCTGGGAAAGTAATGAGAACGCCTCCTCGACCTTACTCTGCACAAAATCAAAACTCTCACTTGTCTACCGTTTCAATTTACTCTCAGAAACTTGGACGGCCCTACTCTGCTGCTCGTGTGGGCAGTGCACACAGATCAG GGAATGCTGGAGGTTATCAAAACAATCCAGCAACTAATGGTCCCCCTCCAAGTTCCTCGCAGTCCAGTAATACCATGCTCAGCACATCAAATCCAGTTGTTG ACACATACAATGAAAAGGCTATACAAGAAGCCCTGCAGAGACTGGCCTTAAGGCAGCAGGCACGCCAGTATGCTGCACCAAATGGGTCAACTGTATTTAAGCCAGAGAATGAGCCGTATAAGCTTTACTATGCTAGTGGTCTAGAAGGGCAGATGAATCAAGTCAAGTCCTTGTCTGGCCAGACTCTTAAGCAGTACACAAGCTCTTCAAATCAACTTTATTCTCAGGGATCaa GTGTTCAACATATACCACATGAAGAGAATAGTCTCAAGTCCATTTCACAAACATCTATAGGCAGCTTTGAATCAAGACCTTCGTCATTCTCTGCCAAATCACGGCCAACAGTGCTCTCCAGCACTCATGCACGTGGGGCAAATGCCACTTTCAATAGCTTCATTGATGATCCAGATAGCCAGAGCAATAGTGATTTCATTGCACCCTCCAGGCCAGGGACAGCCAAGTCACGCCAGGCCCAGCAGCAGGTTATGAAGCAGGAGTTGCTAGAGCAGAGCAAA
- the LOC106057052 gene encoding tubulin polyglutamylase TTLL5-like isoform X2, protein MSLPKHDGGRIPSSLHNNNVNIILHAWPRFKTPHHQMASVDTRGVDSDGNGSLTPSEQSENEERSEHDSDYESDEVHDHLEPKRKTLNVQWTGYGKRVPIILFNAETILNKRTDFKTVGERYHLAFKFASTDCKIVRNILLSHGFHEVHPNSVDYNLVWSNSHLKPFTLRTMSEFQKINHFPRSYELTRKDRLFKNIQRMQQIKGFKHFDFIPPSYVLPGDYQDFCSSFLKDKGPYIVKPVASSRGRGVFLINHPDQVPLDENVIVSKYISSPLVIDGFKFDVRLYVTVTSYDPLVIYLYEEGLTRFATVKYEKNVKHLRNQCMHLTNYSVNKRSQDYVKNDDPEVEDYGNKWSMGAMLRYLRSEGKDTAALMMRIEDVVIKTILSVESSVATACKMFQSFRGNCFELYGFDILLDENLKPWVLEVNLSPSLACDSPLDLKIKTNMLCDLFSLAGIICHDPMMRTRQQQNKQTAELSAKLKSRLKGDIDEALAEMLNQIEAARQNMKEADAWLLKRSFRPSSAASSASKDRMSHSMMTGLSSDEIKIVRRVKEEEERKGGWIRIFPTADSWETYGSFLQFPTTHNLMLHQRLYGERHGTGSRLSCILSPLKSKSGVQMQLNGKAENERFLESYTQALLRAKQYESRLGQMKSKTKKVKKKVQKSKPKRVKLTQGVQENEEHVEQEDEGGNYKERDQKSDIKSESKGDKHEVKENFIKNSSYDKEDEKAGDNSDKDRGDKATSEHISPQVSMSPIPKYDVVGLLEKGLPLSKVQARTAFAMYLIRVQQRLLSDCGSVLKQEDVEALNEQMDLVLRFLKRAAANIPQTFRVVVPSRKLPLSDRRRILAKQLGDFVHIYNKETDHLKAVKVRNRIENKKARRVDSSEGLDEIKFDQFVYTATEGELEELLTTYTKINKSAAIFLGGESKSSMSSSEAKKDILSRRRENPDLADGLSPVGLTGQAISDDISRGRHGNFNVCSQASATDTYAGKVMRTPPRPYSAQNQNSHLSTVSIYSQKLGRPYSAARVGSAHRSGNAGGYQNNPATNGPPPSSSQSSNTMLSTSNPVVDTYNEKAIQEALQRLALRQQARQYAAPNGSTVFKPENEPYKLYYASGLEGQMNQVKSLSGQTLKQYTSSSNQLYSQGSSVQHIPHEENSLKSISQTSIGSFESRPSSFSAKSRPTVLSSTHARGANATFNSFIDDPDSQSNSDFIAPSRPGTAKSRQAQQQVMKQELLEQSKAMLEESKRNYDALVTQVLLQQQSSASSMSRSDSKGSLSSLGSSTKTYLPQPPSEQSRSFRTQSHHRVNRKPDETDSNLHLNFYNSLVAMESGTQS, encoded by the exons gccaCGTTTTAAAACTCCTCATCATCAAATGGCTTCAGTAGATACACGTGGCGTGGATTCAGATGGCAATGGTTCCTTGACTCCATCAGAGCAGAGTGAGAATGAAGAACGCAGTGAGCATGACTCTGATTATGAAAGTGATGAAGTGCATGACCATCTGGAGCCAAA GAGAAAAACTCTCAATGTCCAGTGGACTGGCTATGGTAAAAGAGTTCCTATCATCTTGTTCAATGCTGAGACAATATTAAACAAAAGGACAGATTTTAAAACTGTTGGAg AACGGTATCACTTGGCCTTCAAATTTGCCTCAACTGACTGCAAGATTGTACGAAACATTTTACTATCGCATGGTTTTCACGAG GTCCACCCCAACAGCGTTGATTATAACTTAGTCTGGAGTAATTCGCATCTCAAGCCTTTTACACTGCGAACAATGTCAGAGTTTCAGAAAATCAACCATTTCCCCAG ATCCTATGAGCTTACAAGAAAGGatagattatttaaaaacatccaGAGAATGCAGCAAATTAAG ggttttaaacattttgatttCATTCCACCAAGCTATGTTCTTCCTGGTGATTACCAAGACTTCTGCt caagCTTTCTCAAAGATAAAGGACCATATATAGTGAAGCCTGTTGCATCATCAAGAGGAAGAGGTGTCTTTCTAATCAATCAT ccggATCAGGTGCCGctagatgaaaatgttatagTCAGTAAATACATCTCTTCTCCACTAGTTATAGATG GATTCAAATTTGACGTTAGACTTTATGTTACCGTGACATCATACGACCCATTAGTCATTTACTTGTATGAAGAAGGCCTGACCAGATTCGCCACTGTGAAGTATGAGAAGAATGTGAAACATCTACGCAATCAATGCATGCACTTAACCAACTACAGCGTCAATAAGAGGAGCCAGGACTATGTGAA AAACGATGACCCAGAAGTTGAAGACTATGGCAATAAGTGGTCTATGGGTGCAATGCTACGATATTTGCGGTCAGAGGGCAAAGACACAGCAG CTCTCATGATGCGAATTGAGGATGTGGTTATAAAAACCATACTCTCCGTGGAATCATCTGTTGCCACTGCCTGCAAGATGTTCCAGTCCTTTAGAGGAAATTGTTTTG aaTTGTATGGTTTTGACATCCTTCTTGATGAGAATTTGAAGCCTTGGGTCTTGGAAGTAAATCTTTCACCATCTCTGGCATG TGACAGCCCTCTGGATCTgaagataaaaacaaacatgttgtgTGATCTTTTTAGCCTGGCAG GTATCATCTGTCATGATCCAATGATGCGTACgcgacaacaacaaaacaagcaaaCTGCAGAGTTATCAGCCAAGTTAAAAAGTAGACTCAAG GGAGACATTGATGAGGCTTTAGCAGAAATGTTAAACCAAATAGAGGCTGCAAGACAGAACATGAAAGAAGCTGATGCTTGGCTTTTAAAAAGG TCATTTCGGCCATCATCAGCGGCCAGTTCAGCCTCCAAAGATCGTATGAGTCACTCCATGATGACTGGACTCAGTAGCGATGAGATCAAAATTGTCAGGAGAGTGAAAGAAGAGGAGGAAAGGAAAGGTGGATGGATCAGGATCTTTCCAACAGCTGACAGTTGGGAAACATATGG ttcttttttacaatttccTACCACTCACAACCTAATGTTACATCAGCGTCTCTATGGAGAAAG GCATGGCACTGGTAGCAGACTATCTTGTATCTTATCTCCCTTAAAGTCCAA AAGTGGAGTACAGATGCAATTGAATGGAAAAGCAGAAAATGAg AGATTTCTGGAGTCCTACACCCAAGCTTTACTGAGAGCCAAACAATATGAGAGCAGGTTGGGACAGATGAAATCTAAAACAAAGAAAGTGAAGAAGAAAGTCCAGAAATCAA AGCCCAAAAGAGTTAAACTAACCCAAGGTGTTCAGGAAAATGAGGAGCATGTGGAGCAAGAGGACGAAGGAGGAAATTACAAAGAAAGAGACCAGAAGTCTGACATCAAAAGTGAATCTAAAG GTGATAAACATGAAGTCAAGGAAAACTTCATTAAAAATTCTTCTTATGACAAAGAGGATGAGAAAGCAGGGGATAATTCAGACAAAGATAGAGGAGACAAGGCTACATCTGAGCATATATCCCCCCAAGTATCTATGAGCCCAATACCTAAGTATGATGTTGTTGGACTTTTGGAGAAAGGTCTTCCTTTAAG tAAAGTTCAGGCCAGAACAGCATTTGCAATGTACTTAATAAGAGTTCAACAGAGGTTGTTGTCAGACTGTGGAAGTGTTTTGAAACAGGAGGATGTTGAGGCCCTCAATGAACAAATG GATCTTGTGTTACGGTTCTTGAAGAGAGCTGCTGCAAATATACCACAGACATTCCGCGTGGTGGTGCCAAGTAGAAAGTTACCTTTAAGTGACAGGCGCAGAATCCTTGCCAAGCAGTTAGGTGATTTTGTGCATATTTATAACAAG gaaactgaccatttaaaggcAGTGAAGGTGAGAAAtagaatagaaaataaaaaggcaAGAAGAGTAGATAGTTCAGAGGGTTTGGATGAAATCAAGTTTGACCAGTTTGTTTACACAGCAAC aGAGGGAGAGCTGGAAGAACTTTTAACAACATATACAAAGATAAATAAGTCAGCTGCCATATTTCTTGGTGGGGAGTCAAAGTCAAGTATGAGTTCATCTGAGGCTAAAAAGGATATACTGTCACGTCGTAGAGAGAATCCAGATTTAGCAGATGGCTTGTCACCTGTTGGTTTGACGGGTCAGGCTATAAGCGATGATATATCAAGAGGCCGGCATGGTAATTTTAATg TATGTAGTCAAGCCTCGGCCACAGATACTTATGCTGGGAAAGTAATGAGAACGCCTCCTCGACCTTACTCTGCACAAAATCAAAACTCTCACTTGTCTACCGTTTCAATTTACTCTCAGAAACTTGGACGGCCCTACTCTGCTGCTCGTGTGGGCAGTGCACACAGATCAG GGAATGCTGGAGGTTATCAAAACAATCCAGCAACTAATGGTCCCCCTCCAAGTTCCTCGCAGTCCAGTAATACCATGCTCAGCACATCAAATCCAGTTGTTG ACACATACAATGAAAAGGCTATACAAGAAGCCCTGCAGAGACTGGCCTTAAGGCAGCAGGCACGCCAGTATGCTGCACCAAATGGGTCAACTGTATTTAAGCCAGAGAATGAGCCGTATAAGCTTTACTATGCTAGTGGTCTAGAAGGGCAGATGAATCAAGTCAAGTCCTTGTCTGGCCAGACTCTTAAGCAGTACACAAGCTCTTCAAATCAACTTTATTCTCAGGGATCaa GTGTTCAACATATACCACATGAAGAGAATAGTCTCAAGTCCATTTCACAAACATCTATAGGCAGCTTTGAATCAAGACCTTCGTCATTCTCTGCCAAATCACGGCCAACAGTGCTCTCCAGCACTCATGCACGTGGGGCAAATGCCACTTTCAATAGCTTCATTGATGATCCAGATAGCCAGAGCAATAGTGATTTCATTGCACCCTCCAGGCCAGGGACAGCCAAGTCACGCCAGGCCCAGCAGCAGGTTATGAAGCAGGAGTTGCTAGAGCAGAGCAAA